A stretch of the Capsicum annuum cultivar UCD-10X-F1 chromosome 8, UCD10Xv1.1, whole genome shotgun sequence genome encodes the following:
- the LOC107840480 gene encoding NADH dehydrogenase [ubiquinone] 1 beta subcomplex subunit 9 gives MSGITSASFLARRAAQRERVRILYRRALRDTLNWAVHRHLFYPDADALRERFEANRKVEDIETIDRLIADGEASYNKWRHPDPYIVPWAPGGSKFNRNPVPPEGIEIVYDYGKEEAELV, from the exons ATGAGCGGAATAACATCGGCATCGTTCTTAGCTCGACGTGCGGCGCAGAGGGAGAGGGTTCGGATCCTCTACAGGCGCGCTCTCCGAGACACTCTTAATTGGGCCGTACATCGTCATCTCTTCTATCCTGAT GCGGATGCCCTAAGAGAGAGATTTGAGGCCAACAGAAAAGTG GAAGATATTGAAACTATTGATAGACTTATAGCTGATGGTGAAGCATCCTATAATAAGTGGCGCCACCCTGATCCTTACATTG TTCCATGGGCACCTGGTGGTTCCAAGTTCAACAGAAATCCAGTGCCGCCAGAAGGG ATTGAGATAGTGTATGACTACGGCAAGGAAGAGGCTGAACTAGTATGA
- the LOC107840481 gene encoding 30S ribosomal protein S31, mitochondrial, producing MAITQWCISAARRMTVMMMSQRMGYSSSAAIGGPMVCGRGDKRTKKGKRFKGSYGNSRPQKDKKIERIKDKVEVPRSTPWPLPFKLI from the coding sequence ATGGCGATTACACAGTGGTGCATCTCAGCAGCGAGGAGAATGACGGTGATGATGATGTCACAACGTATGGGATATTCATCTTCAGCGGCGATTGGAGGTCCGATGGTTTGCGGGCGAGGGGACAAGAGAACGAAGAAAGGGAAGAGATTCAAAGGTTCGTATGGCAATTCAAGGCCCCAAAAGGATAAGAAAATCGAACGCATCAAAGATAAAGTTGAGGTTCCCAGGTCTACCCCTTGGCCTCTTCCTTTCAAACTCATCTAG